In Paenibacillus sp. FSL M7-0420, a single genomic region encodes these proteins:
- a CDS encoding beta-galactosidase, translated as MQIGVDYYPEHWDESIWEKDIKLMKETGVKVVRVAEFAWSRLEPSDGSFDFAWLDRALDLFHAYGIQIVIGTPTATPPRWLTSAYPDVLPVFGDGSVFYPGVRGHRCYNSNSLRKYGRRIVEALARRYSSHPAVIGWQTDNEFSMLDCHCDSCNLAFRDWVQQKYGTLERLNSEWGTVVWSGSYSSWSELTVPYGASPYQNPSLLLDFQRFQWDSVIAFQKSQIHVLRAICPHHFITHNFHSYPQRLDMHGLAEELDVAAFDYYPNPSPKKQATAPYSGALSLDLTRGIKRRGFWIMEQLSGPPGCWFPMWRTPYPGLIRAYAWQAIARGADTVVHFRWRSAAAGAEQFWHGLIDHSNVPGRRFAEFGQLCSEVNALAPLLEGTGVMSQTAILYSHEQLAALRIQPQAEGLDYYDNIKQYHRALTKRGISCDVVDWRQPLEGYKLIIVPSLYLHDEEAAGALESFAEGGGTVILTSRSGVKNMNNICVMQPLPGLFSRAAGITVEEYDPVGDEVHTLRDAEGNLYACSHWCDILRLEGAEPIAWYEDDYYAGVPAATLNRFGAGKVYYIGTDPGEDYWLKLLGDIALDAELEQFAELPEGVQAFRRTGENRELLFLLNLSRTAQSIRLERHYRSALTGNLETGTVMLPPFAVHILQAVGAGLPEAGVRQ; from the coding sequence GTGCAAATCGGTGTCGACTATTATCCTGAGCATTGGGACGAGTCCATATGGGAGAAGGATATCAAGTTAATGAAGGAAACCGGGGTCAAGGTTGTCCGGGTAGCGGAATTTGCCTGGAGCCGGCTGGAACCTTCGGACGGCAGCTTTGACTTCGCCTGGTTGGACCGGGCGCTGGATTTGTTCCATGCGTACGGGATTCAGATTGTGATCGGGACGCCTACAGCAACACCGCCGCGCTGGCTGACCTCGGCTTACCCGGATGTGTTGCCTGTATTCGGCGATGGAAGCGTATTCTATCCCGGTGTGCGCGGTCACCGCTGCTACAACAGCAACTCGCTGCGGAAATATGGCCGCCGGATTGTTGAGGCGCTTGCCCGCCGTTACAGCAGCCACCCTGCGGTTATCGGCTGGCAGACGGATAACGAATTCAGTATGCTGGATTGTCATTGCGACAGCTGCAACCTGGCATTCCGGGACTGGGTTCAGCAGAAGTACGGGACGCTGGAACGGCTTAATTCGGAGTGGGGAACCGTGGTCTGGAGCGGAAGCTACAGCAGCTGGAGTGAACTGACCGTTCCTTATGGCGCTTCACCTTATCAGAACCCTTCACTGCTGCTGGACTTCCAGCGGTTCCAATGGGATTCAGTGATTGCCTTCCAGAAGTCGCAGATTCATGTGCTGCGGGCGATCTGCCCACATCACTTCATCACCCATAACTTTCACAGTTATCCGCAGCGGCTGGATATGCACGGGCTGGCAGAGGAGCTGGATGTGGCGGCCTTCGATTACTATCCGAATCCTTCCCCTAAGAAACAGGCCACTGCACCATACAGCGGGGCCTTATCCCTGGATCTGACGCGAGGGATTAAACGCCGGGGCTTCTGGATCATGGAGCAGCTTAGCGGCCCTCCGGGCTGCTGGTTCCCGATGTGGCGTACTCCGTATCCCGGATTGATCCGTGCATATGCCTGGCAGGCGATTGCCAGAGGTGCGGATACCGTGGTGCATTTCCGCTGGAGAAGCGCAGCCGCCGGAGCAGAGCAGTTCTGGCACGGCCTCATCGACCACAGCAATGTGCCCGGGCGGAGATTTGCCGAATTCGGACAGCTGTGCAGTGAGGTGAATGCTCTGGCTCCGCTGCTGGAAGGGACCGGGGTCATGAGTCAGACAGCTATCCTGTATTCGCACGAGCAGCTGGCTGCGCTTCGGATTCAGCCCCAGGCGGAGGGGCTGGACTATTATGATAACATCAAGCAATATCACCGGGCGTTAACCAAGCGGGGCATCAGCTGTGATGTGGTGGACTGGCGTCAGCCGCTGGAGGGCTACAAGCTGATTATAGTCCCAAGCCTGTACCTGCATGATGAAGAAGCGGCAGGGGCGCTGGAATCCTTTGCGGAAGGCGGCGGCACAGTCATTCTGACGAGCCGAAGCGGTGTGAAGAACATGAATAATATCTGTGTAATGCAGCCTCTTCCCGGGCTGTTCTCGCGTGCGGCCGGCATAACGGTGGAGGAATATGATCCGGTTGGAGACGAGGTTCATACGCTCCGTGATGCTGAAGGGAATCTGTATGCATGCAGCCATTGGTGCGACATTCTTCGTCTGGAGGGAGCGGAGCCGATTGCCTGGTATGAAGATGATTACTATGCCGGAGTTCCTGCAGCTACACTGAACCGCTTCGGGGCGGGTAAGGTATATTATATCGGAACCGATCCCGGGGAGGATTATTGGCTGAAGCTTTTGGGTGATATCGCGCTGGACGCAGAGCTTGAGCAGTTCGCGGAATTACCGGAGGGCGTTCAGGCCTTCAGGCGTACAGGAGAGAACCGGGAGCTGCTGTTCCTGCTGAACCTCAGCCGGACGGCTCAGAGCATCCGGCTGGAGAGGCACTACCGCAGCGCGCTAACCGGCAATCTGGAGACTGGAACCGTCATGCTTCCGCCTTTTGCTGTTCACATCCTGCAAGCTGTAGGCGCTGGCCTGCCGGAAGCTGGGGTCAGGCAGTAG
- a CDS encoding LysR family transcriptional regulator: MGLLKVFQAVAEEGSISKAAQSLNYVQSNVTARIQQLEQELKTPLFYRHSRGITLTSAGRTFMEYTVKILNLLEEAKLAVLDSPIPTGSITVGSDTTAAVRLPAILSTYRRCYPDVEVHLQVGRAGELIESVLQHNVQGAFMDGPVEHPELVQELLIHERIGLVIPDTMDYQGVRSVHDKTLLMLNSECLYRNRLESWLAEEGGRLGKVMEFGTMEGLLGCVRAGIGYAVLPLSYFTRMNVTEGIRIYPFPEKYAEVPTVFIRRRDLYMTSAFREFIEELKAGLPEAVSGTDRLQSGSGPVE; encoded by the coding sequence ATGGGTCTTCTCAAAGTGTTTCAAGCGGTTGCCGAAGAAGGAAGTATCTCAAAGGCAGCCCAAAGCCTGAACTATGTACAGTCCAATGTAACCGCGAGAATTCAGCAATTGGAGCAGGAGCTGAAGACTCCGCTGTTCTACCGGCATAGCCGGGGGATCACCTTAACTTCGGCCGGACGGACGTTCATGGAATATACGGTCAAGATCCTTAATCTGCTGGAGGAAGCGAAGCTGGCGGTGCTGGATTCGCCGATTCCCACAGGCTCGATTACGGTCGGCTCGGATACGACGGCAGCAGTGCGGCTGCCTGCTATCCTGTCCACTTACCGCAGGTGCTACCCGGATGTAGAGGTTCATCTGCAGGTCGGACGGGCGGGGGAGCTTATCGAGTCGGTTCTGCAGCATAACGTGCAAGGGGCCTTTATGGACGGACCGGTAGAGCACCCGGAGCTAGTCCAGGAGCTGCTCATTCATGAGCGGATCGGACTGGTAATTCCCGATACGATGGATTATCAGGGAGTCCGCTCTGTTCATGACAAGACTCTGCTGATGCTGAATTCAGAATGTCTGTACCGGAACAGGCTGGAGAGCTGGCTGGCGGAAGAGGGCGGACGGCTGGGCAAGGTGATGGAGTTCGGGACGATGGAGGGACTGCTTGGCTGCGTAAGGGCGGGAATAGGGTATGCGGTGCTGCCGTTATCCTATTTCACCCGGATGAACGTCACGGAGGGGATAAGGATCTATCCGTTTCCCGAGAAGTATGCGGAGGTGCCGACGGTATTCATCCGGCGGCGTGACCTGTATATGACGAGCGCGTTCCGCGAGTTCATAGAAGAGCTGAAGGCGGGGCTGCCGGAAGCGGTGAGCGGGACAGACAGGTTGCAAAGCGGCAGCGGTCCTGTGGAGTAA
- a CDS encoding AraC family transcriptional regulator produces MSLDTVRRIVFAQESGQLLPITLDSMGYNPDQEQVSRPQGYHTYHWLQTAHGGGMIHFDNKKLTLTEGSGILLMPGTPHRYEALSSETWRTYYLTFGGTSARHILDSLGMNTSLFYRWESGAPLSWMLKEMLDRHDASNDMFSLGESSDAYRFLLTLNKYGQLHNNTAISRNVDKLQPLLKWMDSHYGDPEVGLSDLASRLEVSGRYLNSLFLQTFGLSPYAYFVRLRIRKSKELLVAKPQLTVKAISQLVGFRDVSHFVATFRKQSAVTPEQFRKLH; encoded by the coding sequence ATGTCACTGGATACCGTCCGCAGAATCGTATTCGCCCAGGAGAGCGGCCAGCTGCTCCCCATCACCCTCGACAGTATGGGTTATAACCCTGATCAGGAGCAAGTCTCCCGGCCGCAAGGCTATCACACCTATCACTGGCTGCAGACGGCGCATGGCGGCGGGATGATCCACTTCGACAACAAGAAGCTCACCCTCACCGAGGGCAGCGGCATTCTGCTGATGCCGGGGACACCGCACCGCTATGAAGCGCTCTCCTCAGAGACTTGGCGCACCTATTATCTCACCTTCGGCGGGACCTCAGCCCGGCATATTCTGGATTCGCTCGGGATGAATACCAGCCTGTTCTATCGTTGGGAGAGCGGGGCGCCGCTGAGCTGGATGCTGAAGGAGATGCTGGACCGCCATGATGCTTCGAATGACATGTTCAGTCTGGGGGAATCCAGCGATGCCTACCGGTTCCTGCTGACCCTGAACAAATACGGACAGCTGCATAACAACACGGCAATCTCCCGCAATGTAGACAAGCTTCAGCCGCTGCTGAAATGGATGGACAGCCATTATGGTGATCCCGAGGTAGGCCTCAGTGATCTCGCCTCCCGGCTTGAGGTGTCCGGCAGATATCTGAACAGCCTGTTCCTGCAGACCTTCGGGCTATCGCCCTATGCATATTTCGTCCGGCTGCGCATCCGCAAGAGCAAGGAGCTGCTGGTTGCGAAGCCCCAGCTGACCGTCAAGGCCATCTCGCAGCTGGTCGGCTTCCGCGATGTCAGCCATTTCGTAGCCACCTTCCGTAAGCAGTCGGCGGTTACACCGGAGCAGTTCAGGAAGCTGCACTGA
- a CDS encoding beta-galactosidase yields the protein MINEKLPKIWYGGDYNPEQWEAPVWAEDERMFKLAGIDVATINVFSWALIQPSEDTYDFSGLDELIDRLYKNGTYVCLATGTGAHPAWMAHRYPEVTRVDVQGRKRKFGGRHNSNPNSAVYRKYAALLAGKLAERYKDHPGLVAWHISNEYGGYDYSEQSEAAFRVWLKERYGTLDALNKAWNTRFWGHTFYDWEEIVVPNELSEEWGGNRTNFQGISLDYRRFMSDSLLECYILEYEAIKQHSTNIPVTTNMMGFYPELDYFKWAKHLDVISWDNYPALDTPVSHTAMTHDLMRGLKNGQPFMLMEQTPSQQNWQPYNSLKRPGVMRLWSYQAVARGADTVLFFQLRRSIGACEKYHGAVIEHVGHEHTRVFRECAELGRELESLGSELLDARSAAQIGIIYDWENRWALDLSSGPSVALKYVDEVHKYYDALYQQNIEADMIGVEEDLLRYKIVIAPVLYMVKPGFAEKVEAFVQAGGTFITTYFSGIVNENDLVTVGGYPGELRKVLGIWSEEIDALLPDMSNEIVMNKEWGSLNRSYSCDLLCDLIHPEGAEVLAQYGADFYKGMPALTVNSFGAGKAYYVATSPDAAFLRGFLANLCADKGIAPLVSAPEGIESVQRVKDGVSYLFLLNHSAEELRADIGTLERTDLITGSKFSGSTPVPGRGVLILSDKQ from the coding sequence GTGATCAACGAGAAATTACCTAAGATCTGGTACGGTGGAGATTATAACCCGGAGCAATGGGAGGCCCCGGTCTGGGCGGAGGACGAGCGGATGTTCAAGCTCGCAGGCATAGACGTAGCAACCATTAATGTGTTCTCCTGGGCGCTGATTCAGCCGTCTGAGGATACGTATGATTTCAGTGGTCTGGATGAGTTAATCGACCGCTTATATAAAAACGGCACCTATGTATGTCTGGCTACGGGTACAGGGGCACATCCGGCCTGGATGGCTCACCGCTATCCGGAGGTCACCCGCGTGGATGTTCAGGGCCGGAAGCGTAAATTCGGCGGCCGCCACAACTCCAACCCGAACAGCGCAGTCTACCGCAAATATGCGGCCCTGCTGGCCGGTAAGCTGGCTGAGCGCTATAAGGATCACCCGGGCCTGGTGGCCTGGCATATCTCCAATGAATATGGGGGATATGATTACTCCGAGCAGTCCGAGGCTGCTTTTCGTGTCTGGTTGAAGGAACGTTACGGAACGCTCGATGCGCTCAACAAAGCCTGGAACACCCGGTTCTGGGGCCATACCTTCTATGACTGGGAGGAAATCGTTGTTCCGAATGAACTCAGTGAAGAGTGGGGCGGTAACCGGACCAACTTCCAGGGAATTTCTCTGGACTACCGCAGATTCATGTCGGATAGCCTGCTGGAATGCTACATCCTCGAATATGAAGCAATCAAACAGCACAGCACGAACATTCCGGTTACAACCAACATGATGGGCTTCTACCCGGAGCTGGATTATTTCAAGTGGGCGAAACATCTGGATGTAATCTCCTGGGATAACTATCCGGCACTGGACACACCGGTCAGCCATACGGCGATGACGCATGATCTTATGCGCGGCCTGAAGAACGGACAGCCGTTCATGCTGATGGAGCAGACGCCAAGCCAGCAGAACTGGCAGCCGTACAATTCCCTGAAGCGCCCCGGCGTCATGCGCCTCTGGAGCTATCAGGCGGTAGCACGCGGTGCTGACACTGTGCTGTTCTTCCAGCTGCGGCGGTCCATCGGCGCTTGCGAGAAATACCACGGAGCGGTCATTGAGCATGTAGGGCATGAGCATACCCGCGTATTCCGCGAATGTGCTGAGCTGGGCCGGGAGCTGGAGAGCTTGGGCAGCGAGCTGCTGGATGCACGCAGCGCGGCGCAGATCGGGATTATTTACGACTGGGAGAACCGCTGGGCGCTTGATCTCTCCAGCGGCCCGTCTGTTGCACTGAAATATGTGGACGAGGTCCATAAGTATTATGATGCGCTCTATCAGCAGAATATTGAAGCGGATATGATCGGCGTAGAAGAAGATCTGTTGAGATACAAGATTGTCATTGCACCGGTGCTGTATATGGTGAAGCCGGGCTTCGCCGAGAAGGTCGAAGCCTTCGTCCAGGCTGGCGGCACCTTCATTACGACGTATTTCAGCGGGATTGTAAATGAGAATGATCTGGTTACGGTTGGCGGGTATCCGGGAGAGCTGCGCAAGGTGCTGGGGATCTGGTCCGAGGAGATCGATGCCCTGCTGCCGGACATGAGCAATGAAATCGTGATGAACAAGGAGTGGGGATCACTTAACCGTTCATATAGCTGCGATCTGCTCTGTGACCTGATTCATCCCGAAGGCGCAGAGGTGCTCGCCCAGTATGGCGCGGATTTCTATAAAGGTATGCCGGCCCTGACGGTGAACAGCTTCGGCGCAGGCAAAGCCTATTATGTGGCCACAAGTCCCGATGCGGCCTTCCTGCGCGGCTTCCTGGCTAACCTGTGCGCCGATAAAGGCATTGCGCCGCTGGTCAGCGCGCCGGAAGGTATTGAGTCCGTCCAGCGTGTGAAAGACGGCGTATCCTATCTGTTCCTGCTGAACCATTCAGCAGAGGAGCTTCGTGCGGATATCGGTACCCTAGAGCGGACCGATCTGATTACCGGCAGCAAGTTCAGCGGCTCCACTCCAGTTCCCGGGCGTGGTGTGCTGATTCTCTCAGACAAACAGTAA
- a CDS encoding Ger(x)C family spore germination protein translates to MSRRILLLLCSLLMLATLTSCWSSKEIEDLALYAGLALDIGEFTPTEQELEDKGATYYKKNKITATVQMVPANSVGGADKQGGTSSSAPYMNVSGTGDSVLEIFRQYSILRERPIIGHHLKVIVISSELLKQQSINQLMDFVLRDNDIRPSTMVFISQGRAADTMVTKQKNEIPAFHIRDMLRNQKRTSKVLDPVILSKMDANMFSKRSYALQNLVTANGEVEFSGAGVIKGDTGHWVGALNQEETECLSWLTNGGQSGVIKTYDWSNEPITYELKSMKSKITAKADGGQLSFDVKLTTEGRLSETWNVEEYPAATHLPQKAEKLFKERLERMMTSMLHKLQSDYKADVGGFSTRLSIQEPALWKKLEERWDEVFSRTPIHVTIDLKITDFGSFTQ, encoded by the coding sequence ATGTCTAGACGAATCCTCCTCCTGCTGTGTTCGCTGCTGATGCTTGCCACACTGACCTCCTGCTGGAGCAGTAAAGAGATTGAGGATTTGGCCCTATACGCCGGCCTGGCTCTGGATATCGGAGAGTTCACGCCTACAGAACAGGAGCTGGAGGACAAGGGCGCTACTTATTATAAAAAGAATAAGATTACCGCCACTGTGCAGATGGTTCCGGCTAACTCCGTGGGTGGAGCAGATAAACAAGGCGGCACCAGCAGTAGTGCACCCTATATGAATGTATCCGGAACCGGAGATTCTGTGCTGGAGATTTTCCGTCAATATTCGATTCTGCGTGAACGGCCGATCATCGGCCACCACCTCAAGGTAATTGTGATCTCCAGTGAGCTGCTCAAGCAGCAAAGTATAAACCAGTTAATGGATTTCGTGCTTCGGGATAATGACATCCGTCCCAGTACGATGGTGTTCATAAGCCAAGGCCGGGCAGCAGACACTATGGTCACGAAGCAAAAAAATGAAATTCCTGCCTTTCATATCAGAGATATGCTGCGTAATCAGAAGAGAACCAGCAAGGTGCTGGACCCTGTTATTTTATCGAAAATGGATGCCAATATGTTCTCCAAACGCAGTTATGCGCTGCAGAACCTGGTAACGGCGAATGGTGAGGTAGAATTCTCGGGAGCCGGAGTCATCAAGGGGGATACCGGACACTGGGTGGGGGCGCTGAATCAGGAGGAAACCGAATGTCTGAGCTGGCTGACCAACGGGGGGCAAAGCGGCGTCATCAAGACCTACGACTGGAGCAATGAGCCGATTACCTATGAACTCAAGTCCATGAAGAGTAAAATCACTGCCAAAGCAGACGGCGGCCAGCTATCCTTCGACGTCAAGCTCACAACGGAAGGAAGGCTAAGCGAGACCTGGAACGTAGAGGAATACCCTGCGGCCACCCATCTTCCCCAAAAAGCAGAGAAGCTGTTCAAGGAGCGGCTCGAGCGGATGATGACGAGTATGCTTCACAAGCTGCAGTCGGATTACAAAGCAGATGTGGGCGGCTTCTCCACCAGGCTCAGCATTCAGGAGCCCGCCTTATGGAAGAAGCTGGAGGAGCGCTGGGACGAGGTGTTCAGCCGGACTCCTATTCATGTCACTATTGATCTGAAGATAACAGACTTCGGCTCCTTCACTCAATAG